ATCGCGGCAATGAAAGTCATCAAAAGAGAGTTAGCGATGCTTTGAAAGTTTTGAATGTTGATCCAGCTTTGACTGCAACCGGTTGGGGCACTGTTATGGACGCTCTGCTTGATGCTATTGCCAAAGAAATCGAACATACATTTGCAATCCTCAAACAAGGGCAACTCTTTAGACCGTCAAACCAAGCGAAGTGAGTGTAGCGAGAAGAACAACGAAACATATTAATGAATCCACCAAACGAAGACGGCTATGAACTCTGGTTGCGTTATCGCCGCGTAAATAACGCGAATCAATTGAGAACCCACCACCATGGATGAAATCGCGCGGTACAACATCGCACGTTGGCAGGCGCTCGCCCAAGCCAACGCGCTTTTCACGCGTCCGTATTTGAATCTGGACGCGGCTTCTGCGCGCGCCAGGATTGATCCCGATGGATGGTTGGGCGAGCTTACCGGCAAATCCGTCTTGTGTCTCGCCGGCGGCGGCGGGCAACAATCGGCTTGCTTCAGCTTGTTGGGTGCGGCGGTCACCGTCGTTGACCTGTCGGAAGAGCAATTGCAAAAGGATCGCCAAGCCGCCGCGCATTATCAAGTCAACCTCCAAACGCATCAAGGCGATATGCGCGATTTGTCATTCCTGGATGCCGATTGCTTTGACATCGTTTGGCAACCGTACTCGATCAACTTTGTGCCCGATGCGCGCCAGGTGTTCGCCCAGGTCGCGCGCGTCTTGCGGCGCGATGGCGTTTATCGTTTCAACTGCGCGAATCCATTCGTCAGTGGACTCACCGAGCATGATTGGAACGGCGTGGGCTATCCGCTGAAACAACCCTATCTTGAAGGCGTTGCAATCACTTATGCGGACTCGTCCTGGGTTTACGAATCGGGCGCGGCGGTTCCCATGCCGCGCGAATATCGGCACACCTTGAGCACGTTGATCAACGGATTGATCGAGCAAGGTTTCGTGATTCGCCACGTTTCGGACTCGACCGATTTCTCTCCCGATGCGAACGCCGCGCCCGGAACCTGGGAACACTTTACTGCGATTGCGCCACCCTGGCTAACTGTTTGGGCGGTCTATCGTTCGTAGGTTTTGTGCAAACCAAACATCGTCTGATTAAGTCTTGACTAGCGATTTGAGAGAGGGAATCGCATGAGCAAAATCCTATGTTTTATTTCTGAGGATATGGCTGATTTTGAAATTACGCTTGTGCTCCATAAATTAAAGAATATCGGTAGACGAGACATCGTCGCCGTTGGGTACACGCTTGATCCGATTTGTAGCGAGTCAGGATTACGGTATCTCCCGGATATCACTTTGGCAGAGGCATTCCAGCTTGACCATATCCAAGGTCTGCTCATCCCAGGCGGACCCATTCACTCTCAAGAACCGGCGCTGACGGACATTATCCGGAAACTGGATGCAGAGAAAAAATTACTCGCGGCAATTTGTAACGGTCCGCAATACTTGGGGCGCGCCGGCATTCTCACGCATCGCAAATTCACCACGTCGTGTTCTCCCGAAAAGATTGCTGAACTTCAAGTCAGTGATCCATTTCCCCGACAAAATTATCTTGACCAACGCGTCGTTCGAGATGGACATGTCATCACCGCACAAGGTCGGGCTTTTGTTGATTTTGCATTTGAGATTTTCACATATCTTCACATTTATGAAGCGAATCCACAGGAACAACTGCGCCTATTTCAGGATATCGTCAACAGGAAAACATGAACATGCAAGCCGAAGACGGCTACGAACTCTGGTTGCGCTATCGCCGCGTGGATGACGCGGAACGCTTGGCGCAGTATCGCGACGCGATTAACAGTGTCGTCGTGCTCGGCGCGGACGCCACCGCCGCGATCATCAAGAGCGAACTCGCGCGCGCATTGCCGGCGTTACTCGACCGCGCGGTGCCGATTTTGGAAGATCGTAGAGACGTTCGCGAAGCGTGCAATGTCTCTACGGGCAACGCGATGATTGTCGGCACGGTTGACGAACTCAAAACAATTGACGTGTCCATTCCGCAGAATGATTGTCGTAATTTGGGGAGTGATGGATTTTTGATTCGCTCTTACTCTGTCATTGCGAGCGACGAAGGAGCGAAGCAATCCCCAACATCGGATTGGGGATTGCTTCGGGCACAGAACGCCCTCGCAATGACAGAAAACAATTGCATTCTCATCACCGCGAACTCCGCGCCTGCTGTTTTGATCGGCGCGTTTCATTTCCTGCGCTTGCTTCAAACGCACCAAGACATTCGCGTGCTCGATGTCACGGGTCGTCCCAGGATTC
The genomic region above belongs to Chloroflexota bacterium and contains:
- a CDS encoding DJ-1/PfpI family protein, with protein sequence MSKILCFISEDMADFEITLVLHKLKNIGRRDIVAVGYTLDPICSESGLRYLPDITLAEAFQLDHIQGLLIPGGPIHSQEPALTDIIRKLDAEKKLLAAICNGPQYLGRAGILTHRKFTTSCSPEKIAELQVSDPFPRQNYLDQRVVRDGHVITAQGRAFVDFAFEIFTYLHIYEANPQEQLRLFQDIVNRKT
- a CDS encoding class I SAM-dependent methyltransferase gives rise to the protein MDEIARYNIARWQALAQANALFTRPYLNLDAASARARIDPDGWLGELTGKSVLCLAGGGGQQSACFSLLGAAVTVVDLSEEQLQKDRQAAAHYQVNLQTHQGDMRDLSFLDADCFDIVWQPYSINFVPDARQVFAQVARVLRRDGVYRFNCANPFVSGLTEHDWNGVGYPLKQPYLEGVAITYADSSWVYESGAAVPMPREYRHTLSTLINGLIEQGFVIRHVSDSTDFSPDANAAPGTWEHFTAIAPPWLTVWAVYRS